From one Rosa rugosa chromosome 4, drRosRugo1.1, whole genome shotgun sequence genomic stretch:
- the LOC133745426 gene encoding uncharacterized protein LOC133745426 — MSSKIVVLLVLVSCLYMHMYACNAGRVLGFSVKESGSQIHDSVNEGVEKVLIQLSETTSMPSSTRRPSMSVEVKNPETVVTHEKADFSRKQGESATKPTSSGHDILTLSTSSQIDLQYQVELKGLKRQARSVLGSAIQDDDIEEDHNTDSEGSSNEAAIDEDVGVMDYANPHRKPPIHNQKP; from the exons ATGTCTTCCAAAATCGTTGTTCTCCTTGTTCTGGTATCATGTCTCTATATGCATATGTATGCATGCAATGCCGGCCGAGTTCTAGGCTTCTCTGTTAAGGAAAGTGGCAGTCAAATCCACGATTCTGTTAATGAG GGCGTAGAGAAAGTATTGATCCAACTTTCGGAGACCACGTCAATGCCATCATCAACTCGGAGGCCTTCCATGTCAGTAGAAGTGAAAAACCCTGAAACAGTAGTCACCCACGAGAAGGCTGACTTTTCGAGGAAACAAGGAGAATCTGCCACTAAACCAACTTCATCAG GACATGATATTCTTACATTATCTACTTCTTCTCAGATTGACCTGCAATATCAAGTTGAACTGAAG GGATTGAAGAGGCAGGCACGATCGGTACTGGGATCTGCAATACAAGACGATGATATTGAGGAGGATCATAATACAGATTCTGAGGGAAGTTCAAATGAAGCAGCTATCGATGAGGATGTCGGTGTCATGGACTATGCAAACCCTCACAGGAAACCACCCATTCACAATCAAAAGCCCTAG
- the LOC133745425 gene encoding uncharacterized protein LOC133745425 isoform X1: MGDSRSLAELERIQTQILQRISSLEISSASLLPQPTPTPTQNDAGTEARLSAILKSKGVNGFSFKTVAPDYYDWPLEARRDAVGAASVHHLCKTIVLVNTQAPPSVVDCSDRNNSKYYLVVVQYTARFNAEAVKNFLYTLNEGKIAKKKFNLAVSDYAVRLAPEETSTQLTGFEHNAVTCVGMKTEIPVILDEAIQKLNPDFFWLGGGEVDLKLGIKTSEFINVVKPFIVSCSSST; the protein is encoded by the exons ATGGGAGACTCGCGCTCCCTAGCAGAGCTGGAGCGAATCCAAACCCAAATCCTCCAACGCATTTCAAGCCTCGAGATCTCCTCCGCCTCTCTTCTTCCCCAACCCACCCCCACCCCAACTCAAAACGACGCCGGCACCGAAGCTCGCCTCTCCGCGATTCTCAAATCCAAAGGCGTCAACGGCTTCTCGTTCAAGACAGTCGCCCCCGATTACTACGATTGGCCTCTCGAAGCCCGACGCGACGCCGTCGGagccgcctccgtccaccatcTCTGCAAAACCATTGTTCTG GTCAACACTCAAGCTCCACCTAGTGTGGTTGATTGTAGCGACCGCAACAACTCAAAGTATTATCTTGTGGTAGTTCAG TATACGGCTCGGTTTAATGCCGAAGCTGTTAAGAACTTCTTGTATACCCTCAACGAAGGCAAAATCGCCAAAAAGAAGTTCAACT TGGCTGTGTCTGATTATGCAGTGAGGCTTGCACCTGAGGAGACTTCAACACAATTGACTGGGTTTGAGCACAATGCAGTTACATGTGTTGGCATGAAAACAGAAATTCCG GTGATTTTGGATGAAGCAATTCAAAAACTTAATCCCGATTTCTTCTGGTTGGGTGGCGGAGAGGTTGATCTGAAGCTGGGCATCAAAACCTCGGAGTTCATAAATGTTGTTAAACCTTTTATTGTGAGCTGTAGTAGTAGCACTTGA
- the LOC133745332 gene encoding L-lactate dehydrogenase A-like translates to MHKSTSASSLGPGGLDLTQAFFKPIHGAATPSSSNGQTKISVIGAGNVGMAIAQTILTQDLTDELVLVDAIPDKLRGEMLDLQHAAAFLPRTKISASVDYAVTAGSNLCIVTAGARQIHGESRLNLLQRNVALFRKIIPPLAKYSPETILLIVSNPVDVLTYVAWKLSGFPSNRVVGSGTNLDSSRFRFLIADHLDVNAQDVQAYIVGEHGDSSVALWSSISVGGVPVLSFLEKQQIAYEKETLESIHKAVVDSAYEVISLKGYTSWAIGYSAAGLARSILRDQRSIHPVSVLAKGFYGVDGGDVFLSLPAQLGRSGVLGVTNVHLTDEEEQKLRDSAKTILEVQSQLGL, encoded by the exons ATGCACAAAAGCACTTCAGCTTCTTCCCTCGGCCCCGGAGGCCTCGACCTAACCCAGGCCTTCTTCAAGCCCATCCACGGCGCCGCCACTCCCTCCTCCTCCAACGGCCAGACCAAGATCTCCGTCATCGGCGCCGGCAACGTCGGCATGGCCATCGCCCAGACCATCCTCACCCAGGACCTCACCGACGAGCTCGTCCTCGTCGACGCCATCCCCGACAAGCTCCGCGGCGAGATGCTCGACCTCCAGCACGCCGCCGCCTTCCTCCCCCGCACCAAGATCAGCGCCTCCGTCGACTACGCCGTCACCGCCGGCTCCAACCTCTGCATTGTCACCGCCGGTGCCCGCCAGATCCACGGCGAGTCCAGGCTGAACCTGCTGCAGAGGAACGTCGCTCTCTTCCGCAAGATCATCCCCCCGCTCGCCAAGTACTCGCCGGAGACCATTTTGCTGATCGTGTCGAACCCGGTCGATGTGTTGACCTAtgtggcctggaagctgtccgGGTTCCCCAGCAACCGGGTTGTCGGGTCGGGTACCAATCTGGACTCCTCCCGCTTTCGGTTCCTCATTGCCGATCATCTTGACGTTAACGCTCAGGATGTGCAG GCCTACATTGTGGGGGAGCATGGTGATAGCTCAGTGGCACTATGGTCGAGCATTAGTGTTGGGGGAGTTCCGGTGTTGAGTTTCTTAGAGAAGCAGCAGATAGCATACGAGAAAGAAACCCTTGAGAGCATTCACAAAGCTGTAGTGGACAGTGCTTATGAGGTGATAAGTCTCAAAGGTTATACTTCTTGGGCAATAGGGTACTCAGCGGCCGGGTTAGCTCGGAGCATATTGAGAGACCAGAGGAGTATCCACCCGGTTTCAGTGCTTGCAAAGGGGTTCTATGGTGTTGATGGTGGGGATGTGTTCTTGAGCTTGCCGGCTCAGCTCGGAAGGAGTGGAGTTTTGGGGGTGACCAATGTGCATTTGACAGATGAAGAGGAACAGAAGCTCAGGGACTCGGCTAAGACCATTTTGGAGGTGCAGAGTCAGTTGGGACTGTGA
- the LOC133746040 gene encoding lipid transfer protein EARLI 1-like, translated as MASRSTASLALFLALNLLFFTMVANACNTCPQPKPRPNPRPNPNPNPNPNPNPNPNPNPNPNPNPNPNPNPTPSRATCPRDTLKLGVCANVLNGLLNLTIGRPPVRPCCALIQGLADLEAAVCLCTAIRANILGINLNIPISLSLLLNVCGNQVPRGFQCA; from the coding sequence ATGGCTTCCAGAAGCACTGCCTCACTTGCTCTCTTCCTGGCACTCAATCTCCTCTTCTTCACCATGGTTGCTAATGCCTGCAACACATGCCCTCAGCCGAAGCCAAGGCCGAATCCAAGGCCGAAtccaaatcccaatcccaatcccaatcccaatcccaatcccaatcccaatcccaatccgaATCCCAATCCGAATCCGAATCCAAACCCCACCCCATCCAGGGCTACTTGCCCTAGGGATACCCTAAAATTGGGGGTTTGTGCTAATGTCCTCAACGGGTTGCTTAACCTCACCATTGGCAGACCTCCAGTTAGACCTTGCTGCGCTCTCATCCAAGGCCTTGCTGACCTTGAAGCTGCTGTATGCCTCTGCACTGCCATCAGAGCCAACATTCTGGGCATCAACCTCAACATTCCGATTTCTCTCAGCTTGCTACTTAATGTCTGTGGAAACCAGGTCCCAAGAGGGTTCCAATGTGCCTAG
- the LOC133745334 gene encoding 14 kDa proline-rich protein DC2.15-like, whose amino-acid sequence MASKALATTALLLSLNLLFFTLVTSTSTPCPPPPKKHHHHPKNASPAPPKPSKAVCPKDTLKLGACADVLNGLVHLVVGPPKFPCCSLIQGLVDLDAAVCLCTAIKANVLGINLNVPVSLSLLLNYCGKKVPSGYECA is encoded by the coding sequence ATGGCTTCCAAGGCTTTAGCTACCACTGCTCTTCTCCTCTCCCTTAACCTCCTCTTCTTCACTTTGGTCACCTCCACAAGCACTCCTTGCCCACCACCGCCTAAGaagcaccaccaccacccaaaAAACGCAAGCCCTGCACCGCCCAAGCCCTCTAAGGCCGTGTGCCCCAAGGACACCTTGAAGTTGGGAGCTTGCGCTGACGTGTTGAACGGCTTGGTGCACCTTGTGGTTGGTCCACCAAAGTTCCCTTGCTGCAGCCTCATTCAGGGTCTCGTTGATCTTGATGCCGCTGTGTGCCTTTGCACTGCTATTAAGGCTAATGTTCTGGGCATCAACCTTAACGTCCCCGTTTCTTTGAGCTTGCTCTTGAACTACTGTGGCAAAAAGGTTCCATCCGGCTACGAATGTGCTTGA
- the LOC133744153 gene encoding 36.4 kDa proline-rich protein: protein MMGSKSTAVFFIFLICMVIALPPIQACAPCTQPHPPKPPKHHPGHSKIPPHPKHPPHHGGGGGGGGGGGGGGKGGGGGKGGGGGIGGHPKVPPPSKNPPVVSPPIITPPITKPPVTIPPPSPSYPPYIPPPTPPCAGCGGGGGGGGGGGSGKHPPPSTTPATCPIDALKLGLCVDVLGGLVHIGLGNPVENACCPVLQGLLELEAAICLCTTIRLKLLNLNIFIPLALQALITCGITPPPGFVCPPL from the coding sequence ATGATGGGTTCAAAGTCTACTGccgtgttcttcatcttcttgatTTGCATGGTAATTGCGTTGCCACCAATTCAAGCTTGTGCTCCTTGTACTCAGCCTCATCCACCAAAACCGCCTAAACATCATCCAGGCCATTCCAAAATTCCTCCCCACCCCAAACACCCACCACACCACGGAGGTGGaggaggcggcggcggcggcggtggtggaGGCGGAaaaggaggcggcggaggcaaaggaggtggaggtggaattGGTGGTCACCCAAAAGTTCCCCCCCCATCCAAAAACCCGCCAGTTGTATCTCCACCAATAATAACACCCCCTATTACTAAACCTCCTGTGACAATCCCACCTCCTTCCCCCTCGTACCCACCTTACATCCCTCCTCCAACGCCTCCTTGTGCTGGATGcggtggaggaggaggcggaggaggaggtggtggctCGGGTAAACATCCTCCGCCTTCTACTACACCAGCTACTTGTCCTATTGATGCGCTGAAGTTAGGGCTTTGTGTGGATGTACTGGGTGGTTTGGTGCATATCGGGTTGGGGAATCCAGTTGAGAATGCTTGCTGTCCCGTGCTCCAAGGGTTGCTTGAGCTTGAAGCAGCGATTTGTCTTTGCACGACCATAAGGCTTAAGCTGCTAAACCTAAACATCTTCATTCCTCTTGCTCTTCAAGCTTTGATCACTTGCGGCATAACTCCTCCTCCTGGTTTTGTATGTCCGCCTCTTTAA
- the LOC133745425 gene encoding uncharacterized protein LOC133745425 isoform X2 codes for MGDSRSLAELERIQTQILQRISSLEISSASLLPQPTPTPTQNDAGTEARLSAILKSKGVNGFSFKTVAPDYYDWPLEARRDAVGAASVHHLCKTIVLVNTQAPPSVVDCSDRNNSKYYLVVVQYTARFNAEAVKNFLYTLNEGKIAKKKFNLRLAPEETSTQLTGFEHNAVTCVGMKTEIPVILDEAIQKLNPDFFWLGGGEVDLKLGIKTSEFINVVKPFIVSCSSST; via the exons ATGGGAGACTCGCGCTCCCTAGCAGAGCTGGAGCGAATCCAAACCCAAATCCTCCAACGCATTTCAAGCCTCGAGATCTCCTCCGCCTCTCTTCTTCCCCAACCCACCCCCACCCCAACTCAAAACGACGCCGGCACCGAAGCTCGCCTCTCCGCGATTCTCAAATCCAAAGGCGTCAACGGCTTCTCGTTCAAGACAGTCGCCCCCGATTACTACGATTGGCCTCTCGAAGCCCGACGCGACGCCGTCGGagccgcctccgtccaccatcTCTGCAAAACCATTGTTCTG GTCAACACTCAAGCTCCACCTAGTGTGGTTGATTGTAGCGACCGCAACAACTCAAAGTATTATCTTGTGGTAGTTCAG TATACGGCTCGGTTTAATGCCGAAGCTGTTAAGAACTTCTTGTATACCCTCAACGAAGGCAAAATCGCCAAAAAGAAGTTCAACT TGAGGCTTGCACCTGAGGAGACTTCAACACAATTGACTGGGTTTGAGCACAATGCAGTTACATGTGTTGGCATGAAAACAGAAATTCCG GTGATTTTGGATGAAGCAATTCAAAAACTTAATCCCGATTTCTTCTGGTTGGGTGGCGGAGAGGTTGATCTGAAGCTGGGCATCAAAACCTCGGAGTTCATAAATGTTGTTAAACCTTTTATTGTGAGCTGTAGTAGTAGCACTTGA